The genome window CCTAAATATGTCACTAAAAGACCtacaatacacacaaaatgGCTAGAATGAGACtcaacacaataaaaatcagATAAGAAGTGATCAAGAAtagctacaaaaacaaaatctgagaCCAGAAGGCCAAAATGATGCAGAAGGTGACCAGAATCAGACACCAAATGACCATAAGGAGACTGAAAACTGGTACAAAACTGGtagaaaactattaaaaacaaactttaaagagACTAAACTAGGTCAGattaaataatgttataatgttagcaattataaaaacaaaaccattatgTAAAAGTCTGCTattagacagaaagaaagattgTAAAGTTGCACAAAAAGTGCAAATGTTTCTGCACTGGGTACAAATGTGCAACATGGAGggaaaacaatacaaaactggacaaaacagcaatttaaagtttaatctatgaaaaacaaacactaaaaagaTGGGAACTGTGCATTGCTTCAACCCAAACTTATCCAGTTCATCATCTAATTTCCTGGGCAGCCCCGGTTCGTGTTTACTCCTCTGTTCGTCCTGCTCTGCTGGAGGCAGTCAGTCAGCTGGGCTGTTCCGTGAACGCACCTCCCTCTTCCTGAGAGGCTTTCTCTACTCGAGTCTCCACACTGAAAGTGATCTGACTGCAGAGAGGGTGTAATCAGCCTCGGATCAgcaccacccccaccctcccccgGCCCCTCGCACCCCTGGCCTGGGCCTTTCACTGCACCCAGGACAGTGCGATAGGATTTACTGCAAgtgtgaagatcagatcagacacTGAGCTGCTTGAGAAAGTGGACCAGAGACTGGGACCGACACCAGCACCGGTTCCCACGGACTGATCTCCCCAAGAGGGCGGGGgttgagtgttttcttttctgtttttaaggggtgccacacacacacacacacacacacacacactcctcctcaGCAGCATCCTGAGCAGGTCCTCCAGTCTGTGAACCAGCAACAGGTcgagcagcagctgaagaccACCATGCCGAGCAAGAGCCAGTATCTGCGCCCCCGGTTGTGCACGCTGGAAAAGGGGGACAACGGCTACGGCTTCCACCTCCATGGGGAGAAAGGTAAGACGGGGCAGTTCATCCGGTTAGTGGAGCCCGACAGCCCGGCGGAGACCTCGGGGCTGCGCGCAGGAGACCGGCTGGTGTTCGTGAACGGGGAGGACGTGGAGAACGAGAGCCACCAGCAGGTCGTGTCCCGGATACGAGCCACCGTGGGGCGGCTGGAGCTCATCGTGGTGGACCCGGAGACGGAGCAGCtcctgaagaaacacaacatgaaGTGTCTGAAGGAGTTTGTCACCGACGGGGTCCCGTTAGCCTTCGAGGACAgcgaggaggaggtggaggaggaggtggtggtggtggaggaggaggaggaggtggtggtgaagGAGgacagggaggtggaggaggaggaggaggagaagaaggggaGCGGGGACGAGCTGCACGCTACTAAGCGGGATgagatggaggaggtggaggtggaggtgcaggtggAGGCGGGGGGGACACCCAGGGAGTCCACGCCGGTCCCGGAGAGCAACGGAGGGATCCACGAACACGTGGAGACGCAGCTGAACATCAGCACTGAGAAGgtgcaggtaaaaaaaaaagtttttatttcccttCAAACACGTTTCCAAAGTAGTTTgagtgcaaataaaaataaacaacaacaacaataataataatagtaataataataatgatgatgatgatgagggagTGTTTCCCTGTGCAGAATAGGGGCTCTGTGACCATCAGGGCGGCTGCACCCACATGCCCCTGGCTCTGATGCTGCCAGGCTGTGGGCAGCATCAGCTGGCTGCACATTTACTGTGGGTGAGAGGACAAACAACCTGGTTCATCTTTGGgatcatgaaaacacacagaccagGCTAGACCGTGACCCGccctgtcagtgtcagtgttcaaCCTCAAGCTGCTGCTCAGCTATTTAGTCAAatgagggttttttttatttattttttttatgcagaaaaGACAGCGACCAAAAAATATGTGACATTGTTGAAGCCTccacaacaaacaacaggaaATAGTTCGGTGTCTTCTCCTGAATGAATCTCACCGAGTCATTTACTAAACTTTGCTTTGATCTGTGTCTGTAAAACATTGTGGGTGCAGTCTCACTCCACAGTGGCCGCCTGTTGTTGTGTCTGCACTTATTTCCTCCTGCCACGCtgtctgcaagtgtgtgtgtgtgagtgtgtgtgagtgtgtgtgtgtgagtgtgtgtgcaactgGAAACTCAGAACCAGGGTTCAATAAGAAAGCACTTGAGGAGAACAGGGTCTCTCCAGTCTGGAACATCTGTGGCCACATCTTGCTGCTGCATCCTGGATGTTTACCCCTGAGGCTGTTTCTGCCTGTGTCCGACTCTCCTCTCTGTAGGTGGGGAACAGGCCAACGATGTGCACAGCCGGCCGGCAGCCATCGCGAACATGCAGACGAGACCCCGCTGTGGTCTTTTCAGTTCTCCTTCCCTTCTATCCGTCCATCTATTTCTGcgtctctctgcttttctttgtgtcGAACAGCACGTAAACTGTCTCCAACAGAGTCCACGAGCGTCATGATAGAGGCGACAATTACAAACAAGTTTAGaagaagtgtttttgttgtggtcCCTGAAGCTGACAGGAGGTCAGGGAGGTCAGGAAGATGGGGACACTTCAAACTTTAAAGTGTGTTAATTAGTCAAGTTGGGAGTCGTACAGAAATAATATCAGCTCCGAGATTAACTTGACATGTTTCCTGGCTCTGTTATCATAATATTGTGCTATAGCTTATCGTTGTTTCCCATCTGTTGAAGGAATAGTTAGTGAATAGTAGAGAACACACTGCTCAAAGTTAAGTGTGCAAAATGTGAAGCTACTGTCAGTAGCAGGTTAGCTTAGCTTCACGCTGGCTGGAACAGCAGAGACTGCACCCAACAAGTCCTAATCCCACATAAAACcacaatgttttgtttctacacttctgtttttgtaccaattaaacaaacaaacatgctaaTTTATCTTTGGACAGAGCCGGGCTAGCTAGCTGTTCTCTAGtgttttatgctaagctaagctaactagtTGTAGCATTATAGTGTATAGtctaactcacacacacacacacacgtatctTTAAACCACATGTAGTcaaaatagttatttttttgGCTATTATTTAACTAATTGTTTGATCTCTTGCTGTAATATAATTAAAACTAGAGCtgcattattttcatattttttaataaaagcctAAACAAATTCATAATAATATAAAGCTATGAAATAgcaaatattcatattttagaATAGATCCCAAGATAAATTTggtatttttactttcattttatttaaaaatagtcACATATTAATTTTCTGATAATTGCTTAATCATCTTAACTTTATTAActagacataaaaaaaaaactgcaactcACTTGGCTTTGGCTGCAGTATAGATTGactaacattgttttttttaaccattattttgaaaagaaagtCCAGAGAAGGGATCAATACTTCACTCTGTAAACTCTCCGTCACTTTATGAACCAGATGttcaaagaaaagcacaaatgtcTCCTCCTCTGAAATCTCAGGTTGTTATTACTGAAGATCTGCTGAGTGCCGACTCACACACTCGCTGCCTCCTTATATCCCTTTCTTTCCAGGATAATTCTGTAATGACAGCTTTCACATAGTTTTCCAACGGGGCCTTTTGGaaatatgtttctgtatttaaaagagctttttttgggggtgtgtttttttcctctggagGCCCATGCTTGTGCACAGCACTTGAGGGTTATGTTGTTTGTCCTGGGAATATACAGCGATTGTTCCTGTGTTTACTCTCGATACTCTCCACAGATGGCCTAATGGAGCTGTGGATGTGCAATTCACACTGGCACGCAACTCAGAGGGAAGTTGAAACAAACAATAGCACTCCGAACAAACTCATTTTCACTTggattttcatttcaaaaggCTCCTAGAGTTTCACATATGGAgcagaaaatcactgcaaatCATACTAAGCTCTAAACCCAGTGAGATTTTACAGGTGGAAGAAGGTATTTAAAGACCGAAGACACCGTTGAGTGTGTGAAAGCGTAAATTAGACTCAGGGGATGGAGCTTACAGTCTGCTGTGTCTCTACAAACCcgtcagagagtgtgtgttttgaatttatTCTGCTCTTTCTGGATTTTTCTTCCAACATCCTGTCCAGCATTCCTGTGTCCGAGCCCTGTGGCCCAGCcattgacacacacatacaatcacAGCTcacacagtacaaacacactCGTGTACAGCCTTGgaatacacacacgcacacacagcgCCTGACATCCGCACGCCGCCTTTCTCGGCCTCGTCTTTGAAGCAACACAAAAGAGGGTTCGAAGGGCAACGCCCTCTCCGGAAGCAAAGGAGCTTTACTCAAGGTTGCCATGGTTATGCTAATGATGCacgcgtgtgcatgtgtgc of Anabas testudineus chromosome 8, fAnaTes1.2, whole genome shotgun sequence contains these proteins:
- the slc9a3r1b gene encoding Na(+)/H(+) exchange regulatory cofactor NHE-RF1 isoform X2, with the protein product MPSKSQYLRPRLCTLEKGDNGYGFHLHGEKGKTGQFIRLVEPDSPAETSGLRAGDRLVFVNGEDVENESHQQVVSRIRATVGRLELIVVDPETEQLLKKHNMKCLKEFVTDGVPLAFEDSEEEVEEEVVVVEEEEEVVVKEDREVEEEEEEKKGSGDELHATKRDEMEEVEVEVQVEAGGTPRESTPVPESNGGIHEHVETQLNISTEKEVCTELRPRLCVIQRGPNGYGFNLHSERARPGQYIRAVDEDSPAERAGLLPKDRIVQVNGISVEEKTHSEVVAAIKAGGNETRMLVVDPETDAFFKRCGVTPTSDHLTGPLPEPVINGGMEEKVNGRGAKETHRDSKLSVSPSPSNASSNTSLTTPPTNTPPEGLITGTIPALNLTLQQVKELTHQKRSNKRAPPMDWTKKNELFSNL
- the slc9a3r1b gene encoding Na(+)/H(+) exchange regulatory cofactor NHE-RF1 isoform X1; the protein is MPSKSQYLRPRLCTLEKGDNGYGFHLHGEKGKTGQFIRLVEPDSPAETSGLRAGDRLVFVNGEDVENESHQQVVSRIRATVGRLELIVVDPETEQLLKKHNMKCLKEFVTDGVPLAFEDSEEEVEEEVVVVEEEEEVVVKEDREVEEEEEEKKGSGDELHATKRDEMEEVEVEVQVEAGGTPRESTPVPESNGGIHEHVETQLNISTEKVQEVCTELRPRLCVIQRGPNGYGFNLHSERARPGQYIRAVDEDSPAERAGLLPKDRIVQVNGISVEEKTHSEVVAAIKAGGNETRMLVVDPETDAFFKRCGVTPTSDHLTGPLPEPVINGGMEEKVNGRGAKETHRDSKLSVSPSPSNASSNTSLTTPPTNTPPEGLITGTIPALNLTLQQVKELTHQKRSNKRAPPMDWTKKNELFSNL